The Budorcas taxicolor isolate Tak-1 chromosome 18, Takin1.1, whole genome shotgun sequence genome window below encodes:
- the LOC128064170 gene encoding LOW QUALITY PROTEIN: leukocyte immunoglobulin-like receptor subfamily A member 6 (The sequence of the model RefSeq protein was modified relative to this genomic sequence to represent the inferred CDS: substituted 1 base at 1 genomic stop codon), producing MAPVLPALLCLGLSVGLRTQVQAGTLPKPTIWAEPGSLVPWGSPVTIWCRGTLGAQEFHLDKEGSKAFWDRQKPPGPGDKARFSIQHMGQDHAGSYWCYYRTATGWSEPSDRLELVVTGFNDKPSLSAVPSPVVTSGGNVTLQCGSRQGFNRFLLTKEGEDAFSWTLDGNQRPDGQTQALFPVGPVTPRHRWTFRCYNFYREIPRVWSAPSDPLELLVSGLSGKPSLLTPQGPVVTSGQNLTLQCRSDVGYARFALSKEGGQDLPQRPAQRPQGGLSQADFPLGPVGTIHRGRXRCYGGHGLSSEWSAPREPLELLVAGRLRDSPSLSVRPGPAVAPGETVTLLCQSGNRTDTFLLSKEGAAQRPLRLRSQDQDGQYQAEFSLSPVTSAHGGTYRCYRSLSTDPYLLSQPSEPLALVVSDYTVQNFTRMGLAALVLLLLGILLCQARHDRKGARDVARS from the exons ATGGCCCCCGTGCTCCCCGCCCTGCTCTGCCTCG GGCTGAGTGTGGGCCTGAGGACCCAGGTGCAGGCTG GGACCCTCCCCAAACCCACCATCTGGGCTGAGCCGGGCTCTCTGGTCCCCTGGGGGAGCCCCGTGACCATCTGGTGCCGGGGGACTCTGGGGGCCCAGGAGTTCCATCTGGATAAAGAGGGAAGCAAAGCCTTCTGGGACAGACAGAAACCCCCGGGGCCCGGGGACAAGGCCAGGTTCTCCATCCAACACATGGGGCAGGACCACGCAGGGAGCTATTGGTGCTACTACAGAACCGCCACTGGCTGGTCAGAGCCCAGTGACCGCCTGGAGCTGGTGGTGACAG GATTCAATGACAAACCCAGCCTCTCAGCCGTGCCGAGCCCTGTGGTGACCTCGGGAGGGAACGTGACCCTCCAGTGTGGCTCTCGTCAGGGATTTAACAGATTCCTCCTGACCAAGGAAGGAGAAGATGCGTTCTCTTGGACCCTGGATGGAAACCAACGCCCCGACGGGCAGACCCAGGCCCTGTTTCCCGTGGGCCCCGTGACCCCCAGACACAGGTGGACGTTCAGATGCTACAACTTTTACAGGGAAATTCCCCGGGTGTGGTCAGCCCCCAGCGACCCCCTGGAGCTCCTGGTCTCAG GGctgtctgggaagccctccctcctGACCCCGCAGGGCCCTGTCGTCACCTCTGGACAGAACCTGACCCTCCAGTGTCGCTCTGACGTCGGCTATGCCAGATTCGCTCTGTCCAAGGAGGGGGGACAGGACCTCCCCCAGCGCCCTGCCCAGAGGCCCCAGGGAGGGCTCTCTCAGGCTGACTTCCCCCTGGGCCCTGTGGGCACCATCCACAGGGGCCGGTAGAGATGCTACGGTGGACACGGCCTCTCCTCTGAGTGGTCTGCCCCCAGAGAGCCCCTGGAGCTGCTGGTGGCAG GACGGCTCAGAGACAGCCCCTCCCTCTCGGTGCGGCCCGGCCCCGCGGTGGCCCCGGGGGAGACCGTGACCCTGCTGTGTCAGTCAGGAAACAGGACGGACACTTTCCTTCTGTCCaaggagggggcagcccagcGCCCCCTGCGTCTGCGCTCCCAGGACCAAGACGGGCAGTACCAGGCTGAGTTCTCCTTGAGCCCTGTGACCTCAGCCCACGGGGGCACCTACAGGTGCTACCGCTCACTCAGCACAGACCCCTACCTGCTGTCCCAGCCCAGTGAGCCCCTTGCCCTCGTGGTCTCAG ACTACACGGTGCAGAATTTCACCCGCATGGGCCTCGCGGCCTTGGTCCTGCTGCTCCTCGGGATCCTGCTGTGCCAGGCACGGCACGACCGCAAAGGAGCCCGAGATGTGGCCCGGAGCTGA